Proteins co-encoded in one Burkholderia ambifaria AMMD genomic window:
- a CDS encoding DJ-1/PfpI family protein encodes MAAKKILFLTGDFAEDYETMVPFQALQAVGHHVDAVCPGKRAGDKIKTAIHDFEGDQTYTEKPGHLFTLNATFDDVDASGYDALAIAGGRAPEYLRLDSKVIALVRAFAEAGKPIAAICHAAQLLAAADVIRGKRISAYPACAPEVKLAGGEYADIPVDAAVTDAPFVTAPAWPAHPAWLAQFLVLLGTRIEL; translated from the coding sequence ATGGCCGCGAAGAAGATCCTGTTCCTGACCGGCGATTTCGCCGAAGACTACGAAACGATGGTGCCGTTCCAGGCGCTGCAGGCCGTCGGCCATCACGTCGATGCAGTGTGCCCGGGCAAGCGCGCGGGCGACAAGATCAAGACCGCGATTCACGATTTCGAGGGCGACCAGACCTACACCGAAAAGCCCGGTCACCTGTTCACGCTGAACGCGACGTTCGACGACGTCGATGCATCGGGCTACGACGCGCTCGCGATCGCGGGCGGCCGTGCGCCCGAGTACCTGCGCCTGGATTCGAAGGTGATCGCGCTGGTGCGCGCGTTCGCGGAAGCCGGCAAGCCGATCGCCGCGATCTGCCATGCGGCGCAGCTGCTCGCGGCCGCCGACGTGATCCGCGGCAAGCGCATCTCGGCCTACCCGGCCTGCGCGCCCGAAGTGAAGCTCGCGGGCGGCGAATACGCGGACATCCCGGTCGATGCGGCGGTGACCGACGCGCCGTTCGTCACCGCACCCGCATGGCCCGCGCATCCGGCCTGGCTCGCGCAGTTCCTCGTGCTGCTCGGCACGCGCATCGAGCTGTAA
- a CDS encoding MarR family winged helix-turn-helix transcriptional regulator, whose amino-acid sequence MEEQDRVAILQQFGRTYRAFMTAFETNVGQPMPRWRIMVALHTMDGHASQKKLVEVLRIDPGALTRQLKSLDALGWIERASDARDNRVTNVTLTDAGRAAFDACLPRRKAFLEQTMAQLPDDVLNALSGALAMLESRIADVGSPPASH is encoded by the coding sequence ATGGAAGAACAGGACCGCGTCGCGATCTTGCAGCAATTCGGACGCACGTATCGCGCGTTCATGACCGCGTTCGAAACGAACGTCGGGCAGCCGATGCCGCGCTGGCGGATCATGGTCGCGCTGCACACGATGGACGGGCATGCGTCGCAGAAGAAGCTCGTCGAAGTGCTGCGCATCGATCCGGGCGCGCTCACGCGCCAGCTGAAATCGCTCGATGCGCTCGGCTGGATCGAGCGCGCGTCCGATGCGCGCGACAACCGCGTGACCAACGTCACGCTGACCGACGCCGGCCGCGCCGCGTTCGACGCGTGCCTGCCGCGCCGCAAGGCGTTCCTCGAACAGACGATGGCGCAATTGCCGGACGACGTGCTGAATGCGCTGTCGGGCGCGCTGGCGATGCTGGAGTCGCGGATCGCGGATGTCGGCTCGCCGCCGGCATCGCATTGA
- a CDS encoding MDR family MFS transporter, with protein MAVHTAAHHSSGQVLPFRESLLAMIGISFVTMLVALDQTVVGTALPTIVAELRGFDLYAWVATSYLLSSVITVPIFGRLGDYYGRKPFVIASIVVFTGASVLCGMANDMLYLVLARGLQGIGGGMLVGTAFACIPDLFPDSIVRLRWQVLMSSAFGIANAVGPSLGGILTQSFGWRSVFYVNLPIGLLSLFFVWRYLPHLRHVEHDRKMRLDWPGALLIALSLGALQLFVEWLPKYGVMSWASLLLVVAVGAGVGLWQWEKRCAQPILPFDMFGNRALSALFVLAILAGFSMFSLLFYAPLLFQGGFGMSPKEAGLVITPLVVFITIGSIMNGRVITRIRHPNAMLHVGFVLFAIACAGIVVSTHATPTWMLMALMVAGGIGLGFVLPNLTVFAQQTAGREHLGIATALLQSLRMVGGMLGTALTGTLVNQMYSSGVRDALSGDHALQWHARLADPQILIDRAAQGGLVAELTRAGHNGALLLEAARESLVGAIHLGVAMAAVVAVVSVWQCRRVPPIALRRKIEPHVAAD; from the coding sequence ATGGCCGTCCATACTGCCGCCCACCATTCGAGCGGGCAAGTCCTGCCGTTCCGTGAATCGCTGCTGGCGATGATCGGGATCTCGTTCGTCACCATGCTCGTCGCGCTCGACCAGACGGTCGTCGGCACCGCGTTGCCGACCATCGTCGCCGAACTCAGGGGCTTCGACCTGTACGCGTGGGTGGCGACCTCGTACCTGCTCAGTTCCGTGATCACCGTGCCGATCTTCGGCCGCCTCGGCGACTATTACGGCCGAAAGCCGTTCGTCATCGCGTCGATCGTCGTGTTCACCGGCGCGTCGGTGCTATGCGGAATGGCGAACGACATGCTGTATCTGGTGCTCGCGCGCGGGCTGCAGGGGATCGGCGGCGGGATGCTGGTGGGCACCGCGTTCGCGTGCATTCCCGACCTGTTCCCCGATTCCATCGTGCGGCTGCGCTGGCAGGTGCTGATGAGTTCCGCGTTCGGCATCGCGAACGCGGTCGGGCCGTCGCTCGGCGGGATCCTGACGCAGTCGTTCGGCTGGCGCTCGGTGTTCTACGTGAATCTGCCTATTGGCCTGCTGTCGCTGTTCTTCGTGTGGCGCTACCTGCCGCACCTGCGGCACGTCGAGCACGACCGCAAGATGCGCCTCGACTGGCCCGGCGCACTGCTGATCGCGCTGTCGCTCGGCGCGCTGCAGCTGTTCGTCGAATGGCTGCCGAAGTACGGTGTCATGAGCTGGGCGTCGCTGCTGCTGGTCGTCGCGGTCGGCGCCGGTGTCGGGTTGTGGCAGTGGGAAAAGCGCTGCGCGCAGCCGATCCTGCCGTTCGACATGTTCGGCAACCGCGCGCTGTCGGCGCTGTTCGTGCTCGCGATCCTCGCCGGCTTCTCGATGTTCTCGCTGCTGTTCTACGCGCCGCTGCTGTTCCAGGGCGGCTTCGGGATGTCGCCGAAGGAGGCGGGGCTCGTGATCACGCCGCTCGTCGTGTTCATCACGATCGGCAGCATCATGAACGGCCGCGTCATCACGCGCATCCGCCATCCGAACGCGATGCTGCACGTCGGTTTCGTGCTGTTCGCGATCGCGTGCGCGGGCATCGTCGTGTCGACCCACGCGACGCCGACCTGGATGCTGATGGCGCTGATGGTGGCCGGCGGCATCGGTCTCGGTTTCGTGCTGCCCAACCTCACCGTGTTCGCGCAGCAGACGGCCGGCCGCGAGCACCTCGGCATCGCGACCGCGCTGCTGCAGTCGCTGCGGATGGTCGGCGGGATGCTCGGCACGGCGCTGACGGGCACGCTCGTCAACCAGATGTATTCGAGCGGCGTGCGCGATGCGCTGTCGGGCGACCACGCGCTGCAATGGCATGCGCGGCTCGCCGATCCGCAGATCCTGATCGATCGCGCCGCGCAAGGCGGTCTCGTCGCGGAGCTGACCCGCGCCGGGCATAATGGCGCGCTGCTGCTGGAAGCGGCCCGCGAATCGCTGGTCGGCGCGATTCACCTGGGCGTCGCGATGGCGGCCGTCGTCGCCGTGGTGTCGGTGTGGCAGTGCCGCCGCGTGCCGCCGATCGCGCTGCGGCGCAAGATCGAGCCGCATGTCGCGGCCGATTGA
- a CDS encoding EcsC family protein: protein MEPISITPAATLSPEDQDALRRAKQVLESPSLTMKLTGMLGAPVEKMIARLPDFATGKINDATQLALRKCLNIALRTLGKPQTPDAEPDKPSNLLHKLAVATTGAAGGAFGFLALPVELPVTTTLIFRSVCDIARSEGEDLGSVDTQLQCLAVLGMGGNPDKDEEDADLGYFVLRGALAQAISKASSDITTKGIAAHSSAAVFKLVQTVASRFSVQVTEQMAAKSIPAIGAVLGATVNTLFIDHFQQMAHGHFTVRRLERKYGSVAVKAAYQAIDGSPTR from the coding sequence ATGGAACCGATTTCAATCACGCCTGCCGCGACGCTGTCGCCGGAGGATCAGGACGCGCTGCGGCGCGCGAAGCAGGTGCTGGAAAGCCCGTCGCTGACGATGAAGCTGACGGGCATGCTGGGCGCGCCGGTCGAGAAGATGATCGCGCGGCTGCCGGACTTCGCGACCGGCAAGATCAACGACGCGACGCAGCTCGCGCTGCGCAAGTGCCTGAACATCGCGCTGCGCACGCTCGGCAAGCCGCAGACGCCCGATGCCGAGCCGGACAAGCCGAGCAACCTGCTGCACAAGCTCGCGGTCGCGACGACCGGCGCGGCGGGCGGCGCATTCGGCTTCCTTGCGCTGCCGGTCGAGTTGCCGGTGACGACGACGCTGATCTTCCGCTCGGTGTGCGACATCGCGCGCAGCGAGGGCGAGGATCTGGGCTCGGTGGATACGCAGCTGCAGTGCCTGGCCGTGCTCGGCATGGGCGGCAACCCGGACAAGGACGAGGAGGACGCCGATCTCGGCTATTTCGTGCTACGCGGCGCGCTCGCGCAGGCGATTTCGAAGGCATCGTCGGACATCACGACGAAAGGGATCGCCGCGCACAGCTCGGCGGCCGTGTTCAAGCTCGTGCAGACGGTCGCGTCACGCTTCTCGGTGCAGGTCACCGAGCAGATGGCCGCGAAGTCGATCCCGGCGATCGGCGCGGTGCTCGGCGCGACCGTCAACACGCTGTTCATCGACCACTTCCAGCAGATGGCGCACGGCCACTTCACCGTGCGCCGGCTCGAGCGCAAGTACGGCTCGGTGGCCGTCAAAGCCGCGTATCAGGCGATCGACGGCTCGCCGACGCGCTGA
- a CDS encoding alpha/beta hydrolase, protein MSWQSKFACWLLRWQFRPETTRPVLDPARARRFTDLRMIVRRRAPSGYRLRECYGPGDAPLRGEWLERTDAVATRGPGRTLLYFHGGGYYFCSTKTHRPLVFGLTKRAGVRAFSLDYRLAPENRFPAALDDALAAYRQLLALGTPPESIVFGGDSAGGGLALATLVALRDRGEPLPAGAILFSPWTDLAGTGGTMRSNDGPDPMFAGAALPKAAKLYLGDASATHPYASPFYADFTGLPPLFIQVGSTEVLLDDSRRVADKAKAAGVPVEIEVWPDMPHVWQLYAPMVPEARDALDRAATFLRRVAVERAVQRVGEPSIA, encoded by the coding sequence ATGAGTTGGCAAAGCAAGTTCGCGTGCTGGCTGCTGCGCTGGCAGTTTCGTCCCGAGACGACGCGCCCGGTGCTCGATCCTGCCCGCGCGCGGCGCTTCACCGACCTGAGAATGATCGTGCGGCGTCGCGCGCCGTCGGGCTACCGGCTGCGCGAGTGCTATGGTCCCGGCGACGCGCCGCTGCGCGGCGAATGGCTCGAACGCACCGACGCGGTCGCGACTCGCGGGCCCGGCCGCACGCTGCTGTACTTCCACGGCGGCGGCTACTACTTCTGTTCGACGAAAACCCATCGGCCGCTCGTGTTCGGCCTCACGAAGCGCGCGGGCGTGCGCGCGTTCTCGCTCGACTACCGGCTCGCCCCCGAAAACCGCTTCCCGGCCGCGCTCGACGACGCGCTGGCCGCCTACCGGCAATTGCTCGCGCTCGGTACGCCGCCCGAATCGATCGTGTTCGGTGGCGATTCGGCGGGCGGCGGCCTCGCGCTCGCAACGCTCGTTGCGCTGCGCGACCGCGGCGAACCGTTGCCGGCCGGCGCGATCCTGTTCTCGCCGTGGACCGACCTGGCCGGCACGGGCGGCACGATGCGCAGCAACGACGGCCCCGATCCGATGTTCGCGGGCGCGGCGCTGCCGAAGGCGGCGAAGCTGTATCTGGGGGATGCATCGGCCACGCATCCGTACGCGTCGCCGTTCTATGCGGATTTCACCGGGCTGCCGCCGCTCTTTATCCAGGTCGGCAGCACCGAGGTGCTGCTCGACGATTCGCGCCGCGTCGCCGACAAGGCGAAGGCGGCCGGCGTGCCGGTGGAGATCGAGGTGTGGCCCGACATGCCGCACGTGTGGCAGCTGTACGCGCCGATGGTGCCGGAGGCGCGCGACGCGCTCGACCGGGCGGCCACGTTCCTGCGTCGCGTCGCGGTCGAGCGGGCGGTTCAGCGCGTCGGCGAGCCGTCGATCGCCTGA
- a CDS encoding CHRD domain-containing protein: MPKLRLLQVALLAGVLAAGGAAAETVRLSANLQPSSEVPPTATKGSGAVDATYDTATHMLHWTATYEHLTGPATAAHFHGPAPVGQNAGVQVPVPKDELASPMKGAKELTDAQVTDLMSGKWYFNVHTKEHPSGEIRGQMMPAN, encoded by the coding sequence ATGCCGAAGCTGCGTTTGCTCCAGGTGGCGTTGCTCGCGGGCGTGCTGGCCGCCGGCGGTGCCGCTGCCGAAACGGTGCGCCTGTCCGCCAACCTGCAGCCGTCGAGCGAGGTGCCGCCCACCGCGACGAAGGGCTCCGGCGCCGTCGACGCCACCTACGACACGGCCACCCACATGCTGCATTGGACGGCGACGTACGAACACCTCACGGGGCCGGCGACCGCCGCGCACTTCCACGGGCCCGCGCCGGTCGGCCAGAACGCCGGCGTGCAGGTGCCGGTCCCGAAGGACGAGCTGGCGAGCCCGATGAAGGGGGCGAAGGAGCTCACCGACGCGCAGGTGACCGACCTGATGAGCGGCAAGTGGTACTTCAACGTGCACACGAAGGAGCATCCGTCCGGCGAGATCCGCGGCCAGATGATGCCGGCGAACTGA
- a CDS encoding class II aldolase/adducin family protein: protein MQRVPNQPFTRPARFSEAEWQARVQLAAAYRIFDHLGWTELIYNHISLRVPGEDGHFLINPFGLHYREVCASNLVKIDIDGNVIGHSDWPINPAGFTFHSAIHAALPDAHCVMHVHTTPTMAVCCSRDGLSFSNFYSAQLYGKIAYHDFEGITVHLEEGRRIVESAGGRPVLLLRNHGPVTIGATLAQTFSLMWLLNRACEVQVATHAIGDALPIAPPVLEGCVRDSLNFDPKHGAGQDAFDALQRIVDRIDPGYRA, encoded by the coding sequence ATGCAACGTGTACCGAATCAGCCGTTCACGCGTCCCGCCCGTTTCTCCGAGGCCGAATGGCAGGCGCGCGTGCAGCTCGCGGCCGCCTACCGGATCTTCGACCATCTCGGCTGGACCGAGCTGATCTACAACCATATCTCGCTGCGCGTGCCGGGCGAGGACGGCCATTTCCTGATCAACCCGTTCGGGCTCCATTACCGCGAGGTATGCGCGTCGAACCTCGTGAAGATCGACATCGACGGCAACGTGATCGGCCATTCCGACTGGCCGATCAACCCGGCGGGCTTCACGTTCCACAGCGCGATCCATGCGGCGCTGCCCGACGCGCACTGCGTGATGCACGTGCATACGACGCCGACGATGGCCGTGTGCTGCTCGCGCGACGGGCTGTCGTTCTCGAACTTCTATTCGGCGCAGCTCTACGGGAAGATCGCGTATCACGATTTCGAGGGCATCACCGTGCATCTCGAGGAAGGGCGGCGCATCGTCGAGAGCGCCGGCGGGCGGCCCGTGCTGCTGCTGCGCAACCATGGGCCCGTGACGATCGGCGCGACGCTCGCGCAGACCTTCTCGCTGATGTGGCTGCTCAATCGCGCATGCGAGGTGCAGGTCGCGACCCACGCGATCGGCGACGCACTGCCGATCGCGCCGCCGGTGCTCGAGGGCTGCGTGCGCGATTCGCTGAATTTCGATCCGAAGCACGGCGCGGGGCAAGACGCGTTCGACGCCTTGCAGCGCATCGTCGATCGCATCGATCCCGGCTATCGCGCGTGA
- a CDS encoding phospholipase D family protein produces MLTSLIRRAPAALSWRAVCRPARALIVCALLPLVACATHPPATSLDRPVSHALSADTATPLRDALAAPEAAHPGQSGFRLLADGATALQMRIALARAATKTLDMQYYIATEDTTGKLLLGAALYAADRGVRVRMLVDDLNFDDIDRVMAALNTHQNIEIRVFNPFGASQRGMVERTANFFTRIDSFTRRMHNKAMIADNQLAIVGGRNLGDEYFSASPTLQFRDLDVLAAGPVTHDISKSFDDYWVSASSYPLRVLNHQKFDPKDLDAMRDELREHWRKNADPYNAKPLNATPLAQQIARDQLELVWAPAEFKVDAPDKIARPTDAYVSPPMQRLGELARGARKEFLAFSPYFVPHDAGVKILGDTTARGVRVAIVTNSLAATDAVAVQAGYAPYRIPLLQRGVELYEFKAQPDQPPTRLFGSRSRASLHAKAYVIDRQILVIGSLNLDPRSAHLNTELALVIHSPVLAQQAAAIFARVTAPDESYRVTLAKQADGGRPSLEWTGIDGGQPSTYHVDPHAGLKRNVMTGIFMLLPVDDQL; encoded by the coding sequence GTGCTTACGTCTTTGATTCGGCGCGCGCCGGCCGCGCTGTCGTGGCGCGCCGTGTGCCGCCCGGCCCGCGCGCTGATCGTCTGCGCGCTGCTGCCGCTCGTCGCCTGCGCGACGCACCCGCCTGCCACCTCGCTCGATCGCCCCGTGTCCCACGCGTTGTCTGCCGATACCGCGACCCCGCTGCGCGATGCGCTGGCCGCGCCGGAAGCCGCGCATCCGGGACAGTCGGGCTTCCGCTTGCTGGCCGACGGCGCCACCGCGTTGCAGATGCGCATCGCGCTCGCGCGCGCGGCGACGAAGACGCTCGACATGCAGTACTACATCGCGACCGAGGATACGACCGGCAAGCTGCTGCTCGGCGCGGCGCTGTATGCGGCCGATCGCGGCGTGCGCGTGCGGATGCTGGTGGACGACCTGAACTTCGACGACATCGACCGCGTGATGGCCGCGCTGAATACGCATCAGAACATCGAGATCCGCGTGTTCAACCCGTTCGGCGCGTCGCAGCGCGGCATGGTCGAGCGCACGGCCAACTTCTTCACGCGGATCGACAGCTTCACGCGCCGGATGCACAACAAGGCGATGATCGCGGATAACCAGCTCGCGATCGTCGGCGGCCGCAATCTCGGCGACGAATATTTCAGCGCGAGCCCGACGCTGCAGTTCCGCGATCTCGACGTGCTCGCGGCCGGCCCCGTGACGCACGACATCTCGAAGAGCTTCGACGACTACTGGGTGAGCGCGAGCAGCTATCCGCTGCGCGTGCTGAATCATCAGAAGTTCGATCCGAAGGATCTCGACGCGATGCGCGACGAGCTGCGCGAGCACTGGCGCAAGAACGCCGATCCGTACAACGCGAAGCCGCTGAACGCGACGCCGCTCGCGCAGCAGATCGCGCGCGACCAGCTCGAGCTCGTGTGGGCGCCGGCCGAATTCAAGGTCGATGCGCCGGACAAGATCGCGCGGCCGACCGACGCGTACGTGAGCCCGCCGATGCAGCGCCTGGGCGAGCTCGCGCGCGGCGCGCGCAAGGAATTCCTCGCGTTCTCGCCGTACTTCGTGCCGCACGACGCCGGCGTGAAGATCCTCGGCGATACGACCGCGCGCGGCGTGCGCGTCGCGATCGTCACGAATTCGCTCGCGGCGACCGACGCGGTCGCGGTGCAGGCCGGCTATGCGCCTTATCGCATCCCGTTGCTGCAGCGCGGCGTCGAGCTGTACGAATTCAAGGCGCAGCCCGACCAGCCGCCGACCCGGCTGTTCGGCTCGCGCTCGCGGGCGAGCCTGCATGCGAAGGCGTACGTGATCGACCGGCAAATCCTCGTGATCGGATCGCTGAACCTCGACCCGCGCTCCGCGCACCTGAACACCGAGCTCGCGCTCGTGATCCACAGCCCGGTGCTCGCGCAGCAGGCCGCGGCGATCTTCGCGCGCGTGACGGCGCCCGACGAAAGCTATCGCGTCACGCTCGCGAAGCAGGCTGACGGCGGCCGGCCTTCGCTCGAATGGACCGGCATCGACGGCGGTCAGCCGAGCACGTATCACGTCGATCCGCACGCCGGGCTAAAGCGCAACGTAATGACCGGCATCTTCATGTTGCTGCCGGTCGACGACCAGCTGTAA
- a CDS encoding FadR/GntR family transcriptional regulator, with translation MAAMTARGRTEVVMRKIETALLDGTWQAGARLPAERVLAQQYGVARNTVREATQRLVARGLLQSRRGAGVYVTDQLRAGIASPWGQLVADHPALRDDILEFRRVLEGATAYFAALRADASDRRRIRALLRELETAHANDDAAVEASADAKLHEAIALASHNTMFLHLHTSVIGMLREHISINVAGMTTHEQASELLLQQHRVVCDAICAQRPEEARTAMQTHIDYVRSHFERSGDAP, from the coding sequence ATGGCGGCGATGACGGCACGGGGCCGGACCGAAGTGGTGATGCGCAAGATCGAGACGGCGCTGCTCGACGGCACGTGGCAGGCCGGCGCGCGGCTGCCGGCCGAGCGCGTGCTCGCGCAGCAGTACGGCGTCGCGCGCAACACGGTGCGCGAGGCGACCCAGCGGCTCGTCGCGCGCGGGCTGCTGCAGAGCCGGCGCGGCGCGGGCGTGTACGTGACGGACCAGCTGCGCGCGGGCATCGCGTCGCCGTGGGGCCAGCTGGTTGCCGACCACCCGGCGTTGCGCGACGACATTCTCGAATTCCGTCGCGTGCTCGAAGGCGCGACCGCGTATTTCGCGGCGCTGCGCGCCGACGCGAGCGACCGGCGCCGGATCCGCGCGCTGCTGCGCGAACTCGAAACCGCGCACGCGAACGACGATGCGGCCGTCGAGGCATCGGCCGATGCGAAGCTGCACGAGGCGATCGCGCTCGCGTCGCACAACACGATGTTCCTGCACCTGCACACGAGCGTGATCGGGATGCTGCGCGAGCACATCTCGATCAACGTCGCGGGGATGACGACGCACGAGCAGGCGTCCGAGTTGCTGCTGCAGCAGCACCGGGTGGTGTGCGACGCGATCTGCGCGCAGCGGCCCGAGGAGGCGCGCACCGCGATGCAGACGCATATCGACTACGTGCGCAGCCACTTCGAGCGAAGTGGCGACGCGCCGTGA
- a CDS encoding (Fe-S)-binding protein, with translation MNERHYPTAAPAHVYLFATCLVDLFVPEAGLDTVRLLEREGLTVHYPRGQSCCGQPAYSSGNPDEARRVAAAQLDLFAEPWPVIVPSGSCAGMIRHHWPALFADDPVHGPKARAIAERTYELAEFLVHVLHVRLDAVTANAGPDERVVLHTSCAARREMGTRVHGVALVDALPGVTRIEHERESECCGFGGTFSLKHPDISGAMVSDKVASACATGCERLVSADCGCLLNIGHAAEKAGAPLPVEHLASFLWRRTAGAGSLRGDSQ, from the coding sequence ATGAACGAAAGGCACTACCCCACCGCCGCCCCCGCGCACGTCTACCTGTTCGCGACCTGCCTGGTCGACCTGTTCGTCCCCGAAGCCGGGCTCGACACGGTGCGCCTGCTGGAACGCGAAGGCTTGACCGTCCACTATCCGCGCGGCCAGAGCTGCTGCGGGCAGCCTGCGTACAGCAGCGGCAATCCCGACGAGGCGCGCCGTGTCGCGGCCGCGCAGCTCGACCTGTTCGCCGAGCCCTGGCCGGTGATCGTGCCGTCCGGCTCGTGCGCGGGCATGATCCGGCACCATTGGCCCGCGCTGTTCGCCGACGATCCCGTGCACGGCCCGAAGGCCCGCGCGATCGCGGAGCGCACCTACGAACTCGCCGAATTCCTCGTCCATGTGCTCCACGTGCGGCTCGATGCCGTCACCGCGAATGCCGGCCCGGACGAACGCGTGGTGCTGCACACGTCGTGCGCGGCCCGCCGCGAGATGGGCACCCGCGTGCACGGCGTCGCGCTCGTCGACGCGCTGCCGGGCGTCACGCGCATCGAACATGAACGCGAGTCGGAATGCTGCGGCTTCGGCGGCACGTTCTCGCTGAAACATCCCGACATCTCCGGCGCGATGGTGAGCGACAAGGTCGCATCGGCCTGCGCGACGGGTTGCGAGCGCCTCGTGTCGGCGGACTGCGGCTGCCTGCTGAACATCGGTCATGCGGCCGAAAAGGCTGGCGCTCCCCTGCCCGTCGAGCATCTCGCGAGCTTCCTGTGGCGCCGCACGGCAGGTGCCGGCTCGCTGCGCGGGGATTCGCAATGA
- a CDS encoding LutC/YkgG family protein, which translates to MSARDAILARLRAAAPSVAANAAPALDARIDTHYAARRAPAAPDPLVLAQTMQAALAASHADVWCASADAWPAQLAARLADAGVRRLLLDPTRAESAALARALPDAVAPVPFDRPIDAWKAELFDTIDAGFTVARSGIAATGTVVLAPDAGTPRTVSLVPPLHVALVHANTLHADLHAAVHAERWHAGMPTNVVLVSGPSKTSDIQQTLAYGAHGPRNLWVVIVTGPAAEPAATACQELPR; encoded by the coding sequence ATGAGCGCGCGCGACGCGATCCTCGCGCGCCTGCGCGCCGCCGCGCCCAGCGTCGCCGCGAACGCCGCGCCGGCGCTCGATGCGCGCATCGACACACATTACGCCGCACGGCGCGCGCCCGCCGCACCCGACCCGCTTGTACTCGCGCAGACGATGCAGGCCGCGCTCGCCGCGTCGCATGCCGACGTCTGGTGCGCGAGCGCCGACGCGTGGCCCGCGCAGCTTGCCGCACGTCTGGCCGACGCGGGCGTGCGCCGCCTGCTGCTGGACCCGACCCGCGCCGAATCTGCGGCGCTCGCACGGGCGCTGCCCGACGCGGTCGCGCCGGTGCCGTTCGACCGGCCGATCGACGCGTGGAAAGCCGAGCTGTTCGACACGATCGACGCGGGCTTCACCGTTGCGCGCTCGGGCATCGCGGCGACCGGCACCGTGGTGCTCGCGCCCGATGCCGGCACGCCGCGCACGGTGTCGCTGGTGCCGCCGCTGCACGTCGCGCTCGTCCACGCGAACACGCTGCATGCCGACCTTCACGCGGCCGTGCACGCGGAGCGCTGGCACGCCGGCATGCCGACCAACGTCGTACTGGTGTCGGGCCCGTCGAAGACATCCGATATCCAGCAGACCCTCGCGTACGGCGCCCACGGCCCGCGCAACCTCTGGGTCGTGATCGTCACCGGGCCGGCCGCCGAACCGGCCGCAACCGCCTGCCAGGAGCTGCCGCGATGA